One region of Streptomyces rishiriensis genomic DNA includes:
- a CDS encoding alpha/beta fold hydrolase, with protein MPFASAKDGTNIFFKDWGSGRPVVFSHGWPLTADAWDPQLKLMAANGFRAVAHDRRGGGRSGQTWDGNDLDTYADDLAAVIEELDLRDVILVGHSTGGGEVTRYIGRHGSSRVAKAVLLGAIPPLMLKTDANPEGLPIEVFDEIREGVATDRSQFYKDLSGPFYGANRDDSTVTQGTRDEFWLWGMTVGIKGAYDCVKAFSETDLTEDLKKIDVPTLIVHGDDDQIVPIAASGEKSSKLVKDAVYKVYAGAPHGLAMVPKYAEQFNKDLLEFARG; from the coding sequence ATGCCCTTTGCTTCCGCCAAGGACGGCACGAACATCTTCTTCAAGGACTGGGGCTCGGGCCGGCCGGTCGTGTTCTCCCACGGCTGGCCGCTCACCGCCGACGCCTGGGATCCGCAACTGAAGCTGATGGCGGCCAACGGATTCCGTGCCGTGGCTCACGACCGGAGAGGCGGCGGCCGCTCCGGACAGACCTGGGACGGCAACGACCTCGACACCTACGCCGACGATCTCGCCGCGGTCATCGAAGAACTCGATCTGCGAGACGTCATTCTGGTCGGGCATTCCACCGGCGGTGGCGAAGTGACGCGCTACATCGGTCGACACGGTTCCAGCCGTGTCGCCAAGGCCGTCCTGCTCGGCGCCATCCCTCCCCTGATGCTGAAGACGGACGCGAATCCCGAGGGGCTGCCGATCGAGGTCTTCGACGAGATCCGGGAGGGCGTGGCGACGGACCGCTCCCAGTTCTACAAGGATCTCAGCGGGCCCTTCTACGGCGCCAACCGTGACGACTCGACCGTCACCCAGGGAACTCGCGACGAGTTCTGGCTCTGGGGAATGACGGTGGGTATCAAGGGCGCGTACGACTGCGTCAAGGCGTTCTCCGAAACGGATCTCACCGAGGACCTCAAGAAGATCGACGTCCCGACCCTGATCGTGCACGGGGACGACGACCAGATCGTTCCGATCGCCGCTTCGGGCGAAAAGAGCTCGAAGCTGGTCAAGGACGCGGTGTACAAGGTGTATGCCGGTGCGCCGCACGGATTGGCCATGGTTCCGAAGTACGCCGAGCAGTTCAACAAGGACCTCCTCGAATTCGCGCGCGGCTGA
- a CDS encoding ABC transporter permease — MTGRFVARRATMLVVTALVASVAVYGALFIAPGDPATLLIGGGKPPSPRLLAEIHRQYHLDDPFLQGYWRWLSGMLHGDAGRSLTYQDSVTHLVTERIGNTAFLVAYAAVLIIVPGVALGTVAALRGGFGDTLITIVTTALMAVPTFVMSVVLIWWLSVRWDWLPAYGAGTGFTGRLEHLTLPALALATAWVAYVAQVTRSAVRAELASEHVETARARGVPERFVVRKHVLRNAAGPLFSVSGVAVAGLIAGCSIVEQAFGINGIGALLVQSAAKQDLAVVQALALITVVVFVVVNTAVDVVTAALDHRVSLEGAA; from the coding sequence ATGACCGGACGTTTCGTCGCCCGTCGCGCGACCATGCTCGTGGTGACCGCGCTCGTCGCGAGCGTCGCCGTGTACGGCGCCCTGTTCATCGCCCCGGGCGATCCCGCCACGCTCCTGATCGGCGGCGGAAAGCCGCCCAGCCCCCGGTTGCTCGCCGAGATCCACCGTCAGTACCACCTCGACGACCCGTTCCTCCAGGGCTACTGGCGCTGGCTCAGCGGGATGCTGCACGGCGACGCCGGCCGGTCCCTCACCTACCAGGACTCCGTCACCCACCTGGTGACCGAACGCATCGGCAACACCGCCTTCCTCGTGGCGTACGCGGCCGTCCTCATCATCGTGCCCGGCGTCGCCCTGGGCACGGTCGCGGCCCTGCGCGGCGGCTTCGGCGACACCCTGATCACGATCGTGACCACCGCTCTCATGGCGGTGCCCACGTTCGTCATGTCGGTGGTGCTCATCTGGTGGCTGTCCGTGCGGTGGGACTGGCTCCCCGCCTACGGCGCAGGCACCGGCTTCACCGGCCGCCTGGAACACCTCACCCTGCCCGCACTCGCGCTCGCCACGGCCTGGGTGGCCTATGTCGCCCAGGTGACCCGGTCGGCGGTGCGCGCCGAGCTGGCCTCGGAACACGTCGAGACGGCGCGGGCCCGGGGCGTCCCCGAGCGTTTCGTCGTGCGCAAACACGTCCTGCGCAACGCCGCCGGGCCGCTGTTCTCCGTATCCGGAGTGGCCGTCGCCGGACTCATCGCCGGCTGTTCCATCGTCGAGCAGGCCTTCGGGATCAACGGCATCGGCGCCCTGCTGGTGCAGAGCGCCGCGAAGCAGGACCTGGCCGTCGTCCAGGCCCTCGCGCTGATCACCGTGGTGGTCTTCGTGGTGGTCAACACCGCGGTCGACGTGGTCACGGCCGCGCTCGACCACCGGGTCTCCCTGGAGGGCGCCGCATGA
- a CDS encoding CocE/NonD family hydrolase, translating to MRVPFARTGAAPVPDHALQHLVRMRDGTRLATDVYLPEGADATDRALPAVLVRLPYDKNSRYVYFDKVARLFTARGYALVVQDVRGKFRSGGRTLPFLREPDDGYDTIDWITHQSWSDGSVGMFGDSYYGFTQWAAVASQHPALRAIVPRVTTVDFNATTARDPRGTDTGVGLPVWVEGIEYYAHHWVDQDTYDWEPDRRVRPVIDQYERAFEAIGARSAWFDLLAPRQTDVLHALGRHPFDSRPVPVLHCVGWYDNIGIPHMNDYLALADRPGWDAVQYLWAGAVDHENYRLDHAPVTEDTDHAISEAALDLLLPEYAGPALDFFDVFLKGSRPVTALSKVTWELGHAGWRTATAWPPAGSGERTFWLTGPATAAGPLPGGALVGEPVADEDRTRWAYDPDDLVPSLVPDSFSYLRDHPDAGPLAARDDVLAFTGAPLADPLDLAGPVSLDLHLAGTAPVFDVFAKVLDLAPDGTARLVVRGQVSVRGDGACREVRVECGHTGYRLRAGHRLALLLASSDYPMYLPCSGSEDNPWTTLAPKPSTQTLATGGATPSRLTVTVLAAPAD from the coding sequence ATGAGAGTTCCTTTCGCACGTACGGGGGCCGCTCCCGTCCCCGATCACGCCCTCCAGCACCTGGTGCGCATGCGGGACGGGACGCGCCTGGCCACGGACGTCTACCTGCCCGAGGGCGCCGACGCCACGGACCGCGCCCTGCCCGCCGTGCTGGTCCGCCTCCCGTACGACAAGAACAGCCGCTACGTCTACTTCGACAAGGTGGCCCGCCTCTTCACCGCCCGCGGCTACGCGCTCGTGGTGCAGGACGTGCGCGGCAAGTTCCGCTCCGGCGGCCGCACCCTGCCCTTCCTGCGCGAACCCGACGACGGCTACGACACCATCGACTGGATCACCCACCAATCCTGGTCCGACGGCTCGGTCGGCATGTTCGGCGACTCCTACTACGGCTTCACGCAGTGGGCCGCGGTGGCCTCCCAGCACCCCGCCCTGCGCGCCATCGTGCCGCGCGTGACCACGGTGGACTTCAACGCGACCACGGCCCGGGACCCGCGTGGCACGGACACCGGCGTCGGCCTGCCGGTGTGGGTCGAGGGCATCGAGTACTACGCCCACCACTGGGTGGACCAGGACACCTACGACTGGGAGCCCGACCGCCGCGTCCGCCCGGTCATCGACCAGTACGAGCGGGCCTTCGAGGCCATCGGCGCCCGCTCCGCCTGGTTCGACCTCCTCGCCCCGCGCCAGACCGACGTCCTGCACGCCCTCGGCAGGCACCCCTTCGACTCCCGGCCCGTGCCCGTCCTGCACTGTGTCGGCTGGTACGACAACATCGGCATCCCCCACATGAACGACTACCTCGCACTCGCCGACCGGCCGGGCTGGGACGCCGTCCAGTACCTGTGGGCAGGCGCCGTCGACCACGAGAACTACCGCCTCGACCACGCACCCGTCACCGAGGACACCGACCACGCCATCAGCGAGGCGGCCCTCGACCTGCTTCTGCCCGAGTACGCCGGCCCGGCGCTGGACTTCTTCGACGTCTTCCTCAAGGGCAGCCGCCCGGTGACCGCCCTGTCCAAGGTGACCTGGGAGCTCGGGCACGCCGGCTGGCGTACGGCGACCGCCTGGCCCCCCGCCGGCAGCGGCGAGCGCACCTTCTGGCTCACCGGCCCGGCCACGGCCGCCGGACCGCTGCCGGGCGGCGCGCTCGTCGGCGAGCCCGTCGCGGACGAGGACCGCACCCGGTGGGCGTACGACCCGGACGACCTCGTCCCGTCCCTGGTCCCCGACTCCTTCTCCTACCTCCGCGATCACCCCGACGCCGGCCCCCTGGCCGCCCGCGACGATGTACTCGCCTTCACCGGCGCGCCCCTGGCCGACCCGCTCGACCTCGCCGGTCCGGTGAGCCTGGACCTTCATCTCGCGGGCACCGCCCCGGTGTTCGACGTGTTCGCCAAGGTCCTGGACCTCGCCCCCGACGGCACGGCACGGCTCGTCGTACGCGGTCAGGTCTCCGTCCGGGGCGACGGCGCCTGTCGCGAGGTACGCGTCGAGTGCGGCCACACCGGCTACCGGCTGCGCGCCGGGCACCGGCTTGCGCTGCTCCTGGCGAGCAGCGACTACCCCATGTACCTGCCGTGCTCGGGCAGCGAGGACAACCCCTGGACGACCCTCGCCCCGAAGCCGAGCACGCAGACCCTCGCCACCGGCGGCGCCACCCCGTCCCGGCTGACCGTCACCGTCCTGGCCGCGCCCGCCGACTGA
- a CDS encoding ABC transporter ATP-binding protein produces MADEPTSVPALRVTGLRKTFGDFVAVDGVDLTIVPGGSLAVVGESGSGKTTTARMIVGLEEPTGGTVLLGGRAHPGRRASTAERRRFAREAQMVFQDPYASLDRRQKVGDSLAEILALHTDLRGAPLAERVAELLDQVGLDERQAAALPRALSGGQRQRVAIARALAVRPRLLVLDEAVAALDVSVQAQILTLLTDIRRRTGVAYLFITHDLGVVRHICDDVLVMHRGRVVEHGSAEAVLTAPEAPYTRRLRDSVPRRGWKPTRRTAENGSQT; encoded by the coding sequence ATGGCCGATGAGCCGACCTCCGTTCCCGCCCTCCGGGTCACCGGCCTGCGCAAGACGTTCGGGGACTTCGTCGCCGTCGACGGCGTCGACCTGACGATCGTGCCGGGCGGCTCCCTGGCCGTCGTCGGCGAGTCGGGGTCGGGCAAGACCACCACCGCGCGGATGATCGTCGGCCTCGAGGAACCCACCGGCGGCACGGTGCTCCTCGGCGGCCGGGCCCATCCCGGCCGCCGGGCCTCCACCGCCGAGCGCCGCCGCTTCGCCCGGGAGGCGCAGATGGTCTTCCAGGACCCGTACGCCTCGCTCGATCGCCGGCAGAAGGTGGGCGACAGCCTGGCCGAGATCCTCGCCCTGCACACGGACCTGCGCGGCGCGCCCCTCGCGGAGCGCGTGGCCGAACTGCTCGACCAGGTGGGTCTCGACGAGCGCCAGGCCGCCGCGCTGCCGCGGGCGTTGTCCGGAGGTCAGCGCCAACGGGTCGCCATCGCCCGCGCGTTGGCCGTCCGGCCGCGTCTCCTCGTCCTCGACGAGGCGGTGGCCGCACTGGACGTCTCGGTCCAGGCCCAGATCCTCACCCTCCTCACCGACATCCGCCGACGCACCGGCGTGGCCTACCTGTTCATCACCCACGATCTCGGTGTCGTCCGCCACATCTGCGACGACGTGCTGGTCATGCACCGTGGCCGCGTCGTCGAACACGGCTCCGCCGAGGCCGTGCTGACCGCCCCCGAAGCCCCCTACACCCGCCGGCTGCGCGACTCCGTACCCCGCCGGGGCTGGAAACCGACCCGCCGCACCGCAGAGAACGGAAGCCAGACATGA
- a CDS encoding amidase, with the protein MATSPRPTQPWQLSATELAAAVRAREISSTELVRSCLERIEETNPRLNALVDLRPEEALEEARRADERTVSGDELGPLHGVPVSIKINTEQRGYATSNGVPALAHRPAEGDAACVTALRAAGAVPLGRSNSPAFSFRWFSTNELHGRTLNPWDAERTPGGSSGGAAAGLAAGMTPLAQGNDIGGSIRFPAACCGVVGVRPTVGRISDWAPPAWADTPAGPVELDFPPTVHSCAVQGPLARTVADARLALHAMTTPDLRDSSGVPAVPLRPRPARPVRVRLVRGNGTVENHPAVDRALDRAAAHLADAGHAVEEVAELPLLTEAARLWALLITEDIRPMLPVVHQLGGDDIRTALEGHFAAAAELWGDRPDLETYINGWARRATLVTRLQELLGGDRILLTPVCAEPPFEQDADITDRDRARQLFPAMWPMTAVPVLGFPAVTVPVHVENGLPFSVQLIGGRFEEDLVLDAAQAVEDRSEVPWLWG; encoded by the coding sequence ATGGCGACTTCCCCCCGCCCGACTCAGCCGTGGCAGCTTTCCGCGACCGAACTCGCCGCCGCCGTCCGGGCCCGTGAGATCTCCTCCACCGAACTGGTGCGCTCCTGCCTGGAACGCATCGAGGAGACCAACCCCCGACTGAACGCCCTGGTCGACCTCCGGCCCGAGGAGGCGCTGGAGGAGGCTCGTCGGGCGGACGAACGGACGGTCTCGGGCGACGAGCTGGGACCCCTGCACGGCGTGCCCGTCTCCATCAAGATCAACACGGAGCAACGGGGCTACGCCACCAGCAACGGGGTTCCCGCCCTCGCCCATCGGCCGGCCGAGGGCGACGCCGCCTGCGTCACCGCCCTGCGCGCCGCCGGCGCCGTACCGCTCGGGCGGAGCAACTCTCCCGCCTTCTCCTTCCGCTGGTTCTCCACCAACGAACTGCACGGGCGCACCCTCAACCCCTGGGACGCCGAACGCACCCCCGGCGGGTCGAGCGGCGGAGCCGCAGCGGGTCTGGCGGCCGGGATGACGCCGCTGGCCCAGGGCAACGACATCGGCGGGTCCATCCGCTTTCCCGCCGCGTGCTGCGGCGTCGTCGGGGTGCGCCCCACCGTCGGCCGGATCTCCGACTGGGCCCCGCCGGCCTGGGCGGACACCCCCGCGGGGCCGGTCGAGCTGGACTTCCCGCCCACCGTGCACTCCTGCGCGGTGCAGGGCCCGCTGGCCCGCACGGTGGCGGACGCGCGGCTCGCCCTGCACGCCATGACGACGCCGGACCTGCGCGACTCCAGCGGCGTTCCCGCCGTTCCCCTCCGGCCCCGCCCGGCACGCCCCGTACGGGTGCGGCTCGTTCGCGGCAACGGCACCGTCGAGAACCACCCGGCCGTCGACCGTGCCCTCGACCGCGCCGCCGCCCACCTGGCCGACGCCGGCCACGCGGTCGAGGAGGTGGCCGAACTGCCCCTGCTGACCGAGGCCGCGCGACTGTGGGCACTGTTGATCACCGAGGACATCCGTCCGATGCTGCCGGTGGTCCACCAGCTCGGCGGGGACGACATCCGCACCGCGCTGGAGGGCCACTTCGCGGCCGCCGCCGAACTGTGGGGCGATCGGCCTGATCTGGAGACCTACATCAACGGCTGGGCGCGTCGGGCGACGCTCGTCACCCGGCTCCAGGAACTCCTGGGCGGAGACCGGATCCTGCTCACCCCGGTGTGCGCCGAACCCCCTTTCGAGCAGGACGCCGACATCACGGATCGCGACCGTGCGCGGCAGCTGTTCCCCGCCATGTGGCCGATGACCGCCGTGCCCGTCCTCGGCTTTCCGGCGGTCACGGTGCCGGTCCATGTCGAGAACGGGCTGCCGTTCAGCGTGCAGCTGATCGGCGGCCGCTTCGAGGAGGACCTCGTCCTCGACGCCGCCCAGGCCGTCGAGGACCGGTCCGAGGTGCCGTGGCTGTGGGGCTGA
- a CDS encoding ABC transporter permease has protein sequence MSTYQIAVLGRGGTRRSRLRRLTRGRGVLVVACAVVVAAVLAALFAPLLAPYDPDAVDPAAVYQGSSAAHWLGTDDTGRDLLSRLLYGARPSLLAPAAVTLTAGLGGTLLAVSAAWLGGWYDRLVSALLDVVFGFPGLVLAVVAAAVFGAGLRVAVVTLSLAYLPYVGRVVRSAALRERNLPYVSALRMLGMSGGRICLRHLTPNLLPLVLVQVATSFGYALLDVAAFSFIGLGAQPPTAEWGLMVANGSTGILAGRAEQSLYAGAVIVVFVIACNLLGSGLSRQLLGDDR, from the coding sequence ATGAGCACGTATCAGATCGCCGTGCTCGGCCGGGGCGGCACCCGTCGGTCGCGGCTGCGCCGGCTGACCCGCGGGCGCGGGGTGCTGGTCGTGGCGTGCGCCGTCGTCGTCGCGGCCGTGCTCGCCGCCCTGTTCGCACCCCTGCTGGCCCCGTACGATCCGGACGCCGTGGATCCGGCCGCCGTCTACCAGGGCAGCTCCGCCGCGCACTGGCTCGGCACCGACGACACGGGGCGGGACCTCCTGTCCCGGCTGCTGTACGGCGCCCGCCCCAGCCTGCTGGCCCCCGCCGCCGTCACCCTGACCGCCGGACTCGGCGGGACCCTGCTGGCGGTGAGCGCCGCCTGGCTCGGCGGCTGGTACGACCGGCTGGTGTCCGCCCTGCTGGACGTCGTCTTCGGCTTCCCCGGTCTGGTGCTGGCCGTGGTGGCCGCCGCGGTCTTCGGCGCGGGCCTGCGGGTGGCGGTCGTGACGCTGTCCCTCGCCTATCTCCCGTATGTCGGCAGGGTCGTGCGCAGCGCCGCACTGCGCGAGCGGAACCTGCCGTACGTGTCGGCGCTGCGCATGCTCGGCATGTCCGGAGGGCGGATCTGCCTGCGCCATCTGACGCCCAATCTGCTGCCCCTGGTGCTGGTGCAGGTGGCGACCTCCTTCGGCTACGCCCTGCTCGACGTCGCCGCGTTCTCGTTCATCGGACTCGGTGCCCAGCCGCCGACCGCTGAATGGGGGCTGATGGTGGCGAACGGCTCCACCGGCATCCTCGCCGGGCGCGCCGAGCAGTCGCTGTACGCCGGAGCGGTGATCGTCGTCTTCGTGATCGCGTGCAACCTCCTCGGCAGCGGCCTGTCCCGACAGCTCCTGGGAGACGACCGATGA
- a CDS encoding ABC transporter substrate-binding protein has protein sequence MHAPRTALALTVLSALLTLSACSPGGGGTSSSPQSPKLTSTTPAASGALDEVTWNLPLGEPTTLDPAKVGDYSPSTVVSNLCDPLLRLKADYSVAPGLATSWKRPDPRTLVLELRDDVTFWNGHPMTAKDVVASLERQRDPATQSVNTQVLATVSTITATGDHQVTVRFKSPDELFLKYLVNGFGAVSEAAYLKQAGAGYGTARGGLMCTGPFELKSWKSGESITAVRNDGYWDTALRPRAAELTFRFITDASTLTSALLSGQIDGSYEIPSTVAKALRSADAGTLYYGPSAQTVFVSPTGPASPLADPRITRALSLVLDRDALVRNVFDGAARKEKTFIPSLVWRTGEASDVYAKGYDALPAVPATDVAAARKLVARAAPKKRTVTIAMGAGDQQSLQTLTFLQAGAKKIGLTVVIKQLQPTQMSGLFYDASLREGLDATMALGYVEIPDPLSYAEMFTSPASPMNWTHYDNPEVTSLLTRARAALDPKKSAELFTRAQALYIEDLAIVPIAVPYERMFLNKRLSGAPASFAYINMPWAAQLGATGEGTS, from the coding sequence ATGCACGCTCCCAGAACCGCCCTCGCCCTCACCGTCCTGTCCGCCCTCCTCACGCTCTCGGCCTGCTCGCCGGGCGGCGGCGGCACATCGTCCTCGCCGCAGAGCCCGAAGCTGACCAGCACCACACCCGCCGCGTCCGGCGCCCTGGACGAGGTCACCTGGAACCTTCCCCTGGGCGAGCCCACGACCCTCGACCCGGCCAAGGTCGGCGACTACTCCCCCAGCACCGTGGTCTCCAACCTCTGTGACCCGCTGCTGCGGCTGAAGGCCGACTACTCGGTCGCCCCCGGTCTGGCCACCTCCTGGAAGCGCCCGGACCCCAGGACACTCGTGCTGGAGCTGCGCGATGACGTCACCTTCTGGAACGGCCACCCCATGACCGCGAAAGACGTGGTGGCCAGCCTCGAACGGCAGCGTGACCCCGCGACCCAGAGCGTCAACACCCAGGTCCTGGCCACCGTCAGCACCATCACGGCGACCGGCGACCACCAGGTCACCGTCCGCTTCAAGAGCCCGGACGAGCTGTTCCTCAAGTACCTCGTCAACGGTTTCGGCGCGGTCAGCGAGGCCGCGTACCTGAAGCAGGCCGGCGCGGGCTACGGCACCGCCAGGGGCGGTCTGATGTGCACCGGCCCCTTCGAGCTGAAGAGCTGGAAGTCCGGCGAGTCCATCACCGCCGTCCGCAACGACGGCTACTGGGACACCGCTCTCAGGCCCCGGGCCGCCGAGCTCACCTTCAGGTTCATCACCGACGCGAGCACCCTCACCAGCGCCCTGCTGTCGGGCCAGATCGACGGCAGCTACGAGATCCCCTCCACCGTCGCCAAGGCCCTGCGCTCCGCCGACGCCGGCACCCTCTACTACGGGCCGTCCGCGCAGACCGTGTTCGTCTCCCCCACCGGCCCGGCCTCACCCCTCGCCGACCCGCGCATCACCCGGGCGCTCTCCCTGGTGCTCGACCGCGACGCCCTGGTGCGCAACGTCTTCGACGGCGCCGCCCGCAAGGAGAAGACGTTCATCCCGTCGCTCGTGTGGAGGACCGGCGAGGCATCCGACGTCTACGCCAAGGGCTACGACGCCCTGCCCGCCGTGCCGGCGACCGACGTCGCGGCAGCCAGGAAGCTCGTCGCGCGGGCCGCACCGAAGAAGCGCACCGTCACCATCGCCATGGGCGCCGGCGACCAGCAGTCCCTCCAGACCCTCACCTTCCTCCAGGCCGGCGCGAAGAAGATCGGGCTGACCGTCGTCATCAAGCAGCTCCAGCCCACGCAGATGTCCGGCCTGTTCTACGACGCGTCGCTGCGCGAGGGTCTCGACGCGACCATGGCCCTCGGCTACGTCGAGATCCCCGACCCGCTGTCGTACGCCGAGATGTTCACCTCGCCCGCGTCCCCCATGAACTGGACGCACTACGACAACCCCGAGGTGACCTCGCTGCTGACCCGGGCCCGTGCCGCCCTGGACCCGAAGAAGTCCGCCGAGCTGTTCACCCGGGCCCAGGCCCTCTACATCGAGGACCTGGCCATCGTGCCGATCGCCGTGCCCTACGAGCGCATGTTCCTCAACAAGCGCCTCAGCGGGGCTCCCGCGTCCTTCGCCTACATCAACATGCCCTGGGCGGCCCAGCTCGGCGCCACCGGCGAGGGCACGTCATGA
- a CDS encoding TetR/AcrR family transcriptional regulator, producing the protein MPIEVDEARRLDEIAAATLHVARERGVRSVTIRAVAARLGGSTAMVTNYVASRSALMINAMRWAEREWGAQMDGALVGLAGEDRLAAALKWMCTTEPDDEILRRLLMEIASEGPDAGPAVEDVRRATSRRNRDELSALAAEAGLPDAALAGDVLHLLTRGYWLTTLEDPEGWPEERAARALLAVAGLLRGASPAD; encoded by the coding sequence ATGCCGATCGAGGTAGACGAGGCGCGGCGGCTCGACGAGATCGCCGCCGCCACCCTCCACGTCGCCCGGGAACGGGGCGTCCGTTCCGTCACCATCCGGGCCGTCGCCGCACGACTGGGCGGTTCGACGGCCATGGTGACCAACTACGTGGCCAGCCGGTCCGCTCTGATGATCAATGCCATGCGGTGGGCGGAGCGGGAGTGGGGCGCCCAGATGGACGGTGCGCTCGTCGGCCTGGCCGGCGAGGACCGCCTGGCGGCGGCGCTGAAGTGGATGTGCACCACCGAACCCGACGACGAGATCCTGCGCCGCCTGCTGATGGAGATCGCGAGCGAGGGACCGGACGCCGGTCCGGCGGTCGAGGATGTCCGGCGCGCCACCTCCCGGCGCAACCGCGACGAGCTGAGCGCCTTGGCCGCCGAGGCCGGACTGCCCGACGCCGCGCTCGCCGGTGACGTCCTCCACCTGCTGACCCGGGGGTACTGGCTCACCACCCTGGAGGATCCGGAGGGCTGGCCGGAGGAGCGGGCCGCTCGCGCCCTCCTCGCGGTTGCCGGACTGCTGCGGGGTGCGTCGCCCGCCGACTGA
- a CDS encoding GNAT family N-acetyltransferase — translation MGIQIAPAGVADFHQVLTDHGRYWGERDLRSLHLLALVQEFGSTCLVARAEDGIRGYLFGFVTPEGTGYVHLVATRDDARGTGLGRRLYAAFVEAAERHGARRLKAITSVANTGSIAFHRRLGFEVRIVDDYNGDGRAMAVFDRDLAGPASMPWR, via the coding sequence ATGGGCATACAGATCGCACCGGCCGGCGTGGCCGACTTCCACCAGGTCCTGACCGATCACGGCCGTTACTGGGGCGAGCGCGACCTTCGATCACTGCACCTTCTGGCTCTGGTGCAGGAGTTCGGTTCCACCTGCCTGGTCGCCCGAGCCGAGGACGGTATCCGTGGGTACCTCTTCGGATTCGTCACGCCGGAGGGCACCGGGTACGTGCACCTGGTCGCCACGCGGGACGACGCCCGGGGCACGGGTCTCGGGCGTCGTCTCTATGCGGCGTTCGTCGAAGCGGCGGAACGCCACGGCGCACGGCGGCTGAAGGCGATCACGTCTGTCGCGAACACGGGCTCGATCGCCTTCCACCGCCGTCTCGGCTTCGAGGTGCGGATCGTCGACGACTACAACGGCGACGGTCGGGCCATGGCCGTCTTCGACCGTGATCTGGCCGGGCCCGCCTCGATGCCGTGGCGGTGA
- a CDS encoding ATP/GTP-binding protein gives MPFWARDRWTPSRLRGRRGEESSPDRQDEAWHVRQVSGASGESKTYRCPGCDQMIPPGVPHVVAWPRQDGAEDRRHWHKACWNARDRARVR, from the coding sequence ATTCCGTTCTGGGCCCGCGACAGGTGGACGCCTTCCCGGCTTCGCGGCAGGCGGGGCGAGGAGTCGTCGCCGGACCGGCAGGATGAGGCCTGGCACGTCCGGCAGGTGTCGGGAGCGAGCGGCGAGAGCAAGACCTACCGTTGCCCCGGCTGCGACCAGATGATCCCGCCCGGCGTCCCGCACGTGGTGGCATGGCCCCGGCAGGATGGCGCGGAGGACCGGCGGCACTGGCACAAGGCGTGCTGGAACGCACGGGACCGAGCCCGGGTGCGATGA
- a CDS encoding ABC transporter ATP-binding protein, translating to MTGSPPLLVVDDLRVDLPTRDGTRRVIHRADLSVPAGTAVALVGESGSGKSMTARAVLRLLPSRARTTGSIRFDGSEVTTLGAAGLRRLRGHDVAMIFQDPRAHINPVRTVGDFLTEALITTRGVRPRAAEAKVTALLRDVGIPDASRRMRQRPPELSGGLLQRVMITAALAGEPRLLIADEPTTALDVTTQADVMAIIDEARTERGLAMLFITHDLALAAAVCDRIAVMYAGGVVEELPARHLHERAGHPYTRALLASRPDPTAATEPLRAVPGRPLSAFETGPGCAFAPRCAHAQDVCRTERPALSPAGEGLAACHFPAVDGDVTPHSDARSTSHGR from the coding sequence ATGACCGGTTCCCCGCCCCTGCTCGTCGTCGACGACCTGCGTGTCGACCTGCCCACCCGGGACGGCACGCGCCGGGTGATCCACCGGGCCGACCTGAGCGTGCCCGCCGGAACGGCCGTCGCCCTGGTGGGCGAGTCGGGATCCGGCAAGTCGATGACGGCCCGAGCGGTGCTGCGGCTGCTGCCCTCCCGGGCGCGTACCACCGGTTCGATCCGCTTCGACGGAAGCGAGGTCACCACGCTGGGCGCGGCCGGGCTGCGCAGACTGCGCGGCCACGACGTGGCGATGATCTTCCAGGACCCGCGGGCGCACATCAATCCCGTGCGCACGGTCGGTGACTTCCTCACGGAGGCGCTGATCACCACACGTGGCGTCCGGCCCCGCGCGGCCGAGGCCAAGGTGACCGCGCTCCTGCGGGACGTGGGCATCCCGGACGCGTCCCGCCGGATGCGCCAGCGGCCCCCGGAACTCTCCGGCGGTCTGCTCCAGCGCGTGATGATCACCGCGGCGCTGGCGGGCGAGCCCCGCCTGCTGATCGCCGACGAACCCACCACCGCGCTGGACGTCACCACGCAGGCCGACGTCATGGCGATCATCGACGAGGCACGGACCGAGCGCGGCCTGGCCATGCTCTTCATCACCCACGACCTGGCGCTCGCCGCGGCGGTCTGCGACCGGATCGCCGTCATGTACGCCGGCGGCGTGGTGGAGGAGTTGCCCGCCCGGCATCTGCACGAGCGGGCCGGCCACCCGTACACCCGGGCGCTGCTCGCCTCGCGGCCCGACCCGACGGCCGCCACCGAGCCGCTGCGGGCCGTCCCCGGCCGACCGCTGTCGGCTTTCGAGACCGGACCCGGCTGCGCGTTCGCCCCGCGTTGCGCGCACGCCCAGGACGTCTGCCGCACCGAACGACCTGCGCTGTCGCCGGCCGGGGAGGGCTTGGCCGCGTGCCATTTCCCGGCCGTCGACGGGGACGTGACGCCGCACTCCGACGCGAGGAGCACCAGCCATGGCCGATGA